Proteins from a genomic interval of Undibacterium parvum:
- a CDS encoding gamma-glutamyl-gamma-aminobutyrate hydrolase family protein produces the protein MSNTKNTAHGQVQETSSKSSSGTRKPIVLMSMGAQERAGHEYQVMTKKYMRPLVEHAGCVPVLAPTCFGSNDLALYLSMVDGVYLTGAGSNIDPSLYGQENLTPEKTQDQDRDRFDLPLIHAALAMGLPLFGICRGMQELNVALGGDMYQKLYAIPGMREHREDYSASVAQQYADVHTVKMVPDTWFASLMQQAEIPVNSLHGQGIKTLGKGLQALAHAEDGLIEAVHLPECEQFTLGVQWHPEWQAAQNPFSIRMFQAFGDACRQTVEKKSRN, from the coding sequence ATGTCAAATACCAAAAATACGGCTCACGGCCAAGTTCAAGAAACCAGTTCTAAGTCATCCTCCGGCACCCGAAAACCTATCGTACTGATGTCTATGGGGGCTCAGGAGCGGGCCGGCCATGAGTACCAGGTGATGACCAAAAAATATATGCGTCCTCTGGTCGAGCATGCTGGCTGTGTGCCGGTGCTGGCACCGACCTGCTTTGGCAGCAATGACCTCGCTCTTTATTTGTCCATGGTGGACGGGGTGTATCTGACTGGCGCTGGCAGTAACATTGATCCTAGCCTGTACGGGCAAGAGAATTTAACACCAGAAAAGACCCAGGACCAGGATAGGGATCGTTTCGATTTACCGCTGATTCATGCGGCGCTGGCAATGGGTTTGCCGCTGTTCGGGATTTGTCGTGGCATGCAAGAACTGAACGTTGCGCTTGGTGGCGACATGTATCAAAAATTGTATGCAATACCCGGCATGCGCGAACACCGCGAAGATTATAGCGCCAGCGTCGCCCAACAGTATGCCGATGTTCATACAGTGAAAATGGTGCCCGATACCTGGTTTGCCAGCTTAATGCAGCAAGCAGAAATCCCCGTCAACTCCTTGCACGGTCAAGGCATTAAAACCTTAGGCAAGGGCTTACAGGCATTAGCGCATGCTGAAGATGGCTTGATTGAGGCTGTGCATCTACCTGAGTGTGAGCAATTCACACTGGGGGTGCAATGGCATCCGGAATGGCAGGCGGCGCAAAATCCATTTTCTATCCGTATGTTTCAGGCATTTGGTGATGCCTGTCGTCAAACCGTAGAGAAAAAATCACGCAATTAG
- a CDS encoding NAD-dependent succinate-semialdehyde dehydrogenase encodes MLTLKDPSLFKQQAYINGQWCDAESGEKIAVNNPATGDILGHVPKMGASEANRAIANANAAWKPWRALLAKDRAAILRRWHGLMLENCEDLAIIMTAEQGKSLTEARGEIAYGAAYIEWFAEEAKRIYGDTIPASAPGRRIMVNKEPIGVCAAITPWNFPSAMITRKAAPALAAGCTMVVKPAELTPFSALALAELARRAGVPDGVFNVITGNPVEIGGEFTANPTVRKLSFTGSTAVGRLLMQQSASSIKKLSLELGGNAPFIVFKDADLDAAVEGVLASKYRNSGQTCVCVNRIYVQDEVYDLFSSKLVEAVKKSFVVGNGFDAGVNQGPLINEAAVLKVEAQIDDALSKGARVLAGGKRHALGGTFFEPTVLADVTQAMAVAREETFGPIAPLFRFSSDEEVVAMANDTEFGLASYFFSRDIGRIWRVAEQLEYGMVGINTGILSSEVAPFGGVKQSGLGREGSKYGIEDYLVIKYWCIAGM; translated from the coding sequence ATGTTGACATTAAAAGATCCCTCGCTGTTTAAGCAACAAGCCTATATCAACGGCCAATGGTGCGATGCTGAGAGTGGTGAAAAAATTGCCGTGAACAATCCTGCCACTGGCGATATCTTGGGTCATGTACCGAAGATGGGGGCATCTGAAGCCAATCGCGCAATTGCCAACGCCAATGCGGCATGGAAACCATGGCGCGCATTGCTGGCAAAGGATAGAGCTGCCATTTTGCGTCGTTGGCATGGCCTGATGTTAGAGAATTGCGAAGATCTGGCCATCATCATGACCGCCGAGCAAGGCAAATCTCTGACCGAAGCCCGCGGTGAAATCGCCTACGGCGCAGCATACATAGAATGGTTTGCAGAAGAAGCCAAGCGTATCTACGGTGACACCATTCCAGCCTCGGCACCTGGTCGCCGCATCATGGTCAACAAAGAGCCTATCGGTGTTTGCGCTGCCATCACTCCTTGGAATTTTCCATCGGCGATGATCACCCGCAAAGCCGCACCTGCCTTAGCCGCTGGTTGCACCATGGTGGTCAAACCGGCGGAACTAACGCCCTTCTCGGCGCTGGCACTAGCCGAATTGGCGCGTAGAGCCGGTGTGCCGGATGGCGTTTTCAATGTCATCACAGGTAACCCGGTAGAAATCGGCGGAGAATTTACAGCAAACCCTACGGTACGCAAACTCAGTTTTACGGGATCAACTGCGGTTGGCCGCCTACTCATGCAGCAATCGGCCAGCAGCATCAAAAAGCTCTCGCTGGAACTGGGCGGCAATGCACCCTTCATCGTCTTTAAAGACGCGGATCTGGATGCCGCAGTAGAAGGCGTACTGGCGTCAAAATATCGTAACTCCGGCCAAACCTGCGTCTGTGTGAACCGCATTTATGTACAAGATGAAGTCTATGATTTGTTTAGTAGCAAATTGGTAGAGGCGGTCAAAAAGAGCTTCGTGGTTGGCAATGGCTTTGATGCTGGCGTCAATCAAGGCCCCTTGATCAATGAAGCCGCAGTATTGAAAGTGGAAGCACAAATCGACGATGCACTGAGCAAAGGTGCACGGGTGCTGGCTGGCGGGAAACGCCATGCATTGGGCGGCACTTTCTTTGAACCCACAGTATTAGCTGATGTGACTCAGGCGATGGCAGTGGCACGCGAAGAGACCTTTGGCCCTATCGCTCCCTTGTTCCGTTTTTCTAGCGATGAAGAAGTCGTGGCGATGGCAAATGACACCGAATTTGGCCTGGCATCGTACTTCTTTAGCCGCGACATCGGCCGTATCTGGCGGGTCGCCGAGCAATTGGAATACGGCATGGTGGGCATCAACACCGGCATCTTGTCGAGTGAAGTCGCGCCATTCGGTGGGGTTAAACAATCCGGCTTGGGACGTGAAGGATCGAAGTATGGGATAGAGGACTATCTGGTCATCAAATACTGGTGCATCGCCGGTATGTAA
- a CDS encoding 4-aminobutyrate--2-oxoglutarate transaminase — translation MSTNLELKNRKDQATPRGVGVMCDFYADRAENAELWDVEGKRYIDFAAGIAVLNTGHRHPKIIAAITEQMTRFTHTAYQIVPYASYVELAEKISRITPGTHAKKTSFFTTGAEAVENAIKIARAATGRPGVIAFSGGFHGRTMMGMALTGKVDPYKLGFGPFPGEVYHAPFPSELHGVSVDDTLHAIQMLFKASIDPKRVAAIILEPVQGEGGFVVAPPELMRALRAICDQHGILLIADEIQTGFARTGKLFAMEHYDVLADLTTMAKSLAGGLPLSGVCGRAEIMDAPAPGGLGGTYAGNPLAVASALAVLNIIEEEKLCERANSLGQQLTKRLKAAQESVPQIAEIRGLGGMLAVEFKHADSGKPNPEFAKKVQAYALKNGLLLLTCGVYGNVIRFLFPLTIPDAVMAEALDILDAALRA, via the coding sequence ATGAGCACAAATCTCGAATTAAAAAACCGTAAAGATCAAGCCACCCCGCGCGGTGTCGGTGTCATGTGTGATTTTTACGCCGACCGCGCCGAAAACGCAGAATTATGGGATGTAGAAGGTAAGCGTTATATTGATTTCGCCGCCGGCATTGCGGTATTAAACACCGGGCACCGCCATCCTAAGATTATCGCCGCGATCACCGAACAAATGACGCGCTTTACCCACACTGCGTATCAGATCGTACCGTATGCCAGTTATGTGGAATTGGCAGAGAAAATCAGTCGCATCACGCCGGGCACACATGCCAAGAAAACCTCCTTCTTCACCACCGGTGCCGAAGCAGTCGAAAACGCCATCAAGATCGCGCGCGCTGCCACAGGTCGCCCCGGTGTGATCGCTTTCTCAGGCGGCTTTCATGGTCGCACCATGATGGGTATGGCACTCACTGGTAAAGTGGATCCATACAAATTAGGTTTTGGCCCCTTCCCGGGTGAGGTATATCACGCACCGTTTCCTAGCGAACTGCATGGCGTGTCAGTAGACGACACGCTACATGCGATACAAATGCTGTTTAAAGCCAGTATCGATCCTAAACGCGTCGCGGCGATTATTCTCGAGCCAGTCCAAGGCGAAGGCGGTTTTGTGGTCGCGCCACCAGAGTTGATGCGCGCCTTGCGTGCCATTTGCGATCAACACGGCATCCTACTGATCGCTGATGAAATTCAGACTGGCTTTGCCCGTACCGGTAAGCTATTTGCGATGGAACATTACGATGTCTTAGCCGACTTAACCACCATGGCCAAGAGCTTGGCGGGCGGCTTGCCATTGTCCGGCGTATGCGGACGCGCCGAGATCATGGATGCACCAGCACCGGGTGGCTTAGGCGGCACCTATGCGGGTAATCCATTGGCGGTTGCCTCTGCGCTGGCCGTTCTGAATATTATCGAAGAAGAAAAGCTCTGCGAACGCGCTAATAGCCTGGGCCAACAACTAACTAAACGCCTCAAGGCAGCGCAGGAAAGTGTTCCTCAAATCGCAGAGATTCGCGGTTTAGGCGGCATGTTGGCAGTCGAATTCAAACACGCCGATAGCGGCAAACCGAATCCAGAGTTTGCCAAAAAAGTCCAAGCGTATGCCTTGAAGAATGGCTTACTCTTACTCACTTGCGGCGTGTATGGCAATGTGATTCGCTTCCTGTTTCCTTTAACTATTCCGGATGCAGTGATGGCCGAAGCCTTAGACATCCTCGATGCGGCCTTGCGCGCTTAA
- the pdxR gene encoding MocR-like pyridoxine biosynthesis transcription factor PdxR: protein MRTFNLSDYLLQYLDKASGTPRNRQLYRLMRQAILDRVLPADTRLPSSRDLATELAISRNTVLYAYEQLLAEGYVEARAGSGTYVADTVPDTVHLPTVATRRVAAIHETAHLSQRGHRLVAQAGAATQQWGAFVPGVPDVTQFPHKIWNTLQSKVWRKPPIAALTYGHGGGYQPLREVVAEYLKVSRSVDCEAGQVVITNGIHQSIDLCLRLLSDPGDVAWVEDPCYWGARNLLSASGVTIRPIKVDAEGICPSEADLAAVPRFIFVTPSHQYPLGMVMSLARRRSLLDYARRHGCWIIEDDYDSEFRYSGRPLASLQGMDSGERVLYMGTFSKTMFPGLRLGYLVLPQALSKPFVTGMEELHRSGQAPLQATMAEFMTQGHFNSHIRRMRLMYGARLEILQQEIDSHFEGTEVQAVGSDAGLHLALRLPARCDDKLIARLALERGVAVRPLSSYYHDASQGDSGLVLGYACVDDANIAPAFEILAKQIKAYL from the coding sequence ATGCGCACCTTTAATCTATCTGACTACTTGCTGCAATACTTAGACAAAGCCTCTGGCACACCGCGTAACCGTCAACTGTATCGCTTGATGCGACAAGCCATCCTCGACCGCGTGTTGCCGGCCGATACACGCTTGCCTTCTAGTCGTGATCTGGCCACTGAATTAGCCATTTCCCGCAATACGGTGTTGTACGCCTACGAGCAATTGCTGGCGGAAGGCTATGTCGAAGCGCGCGCCGGTAGTGGCACCTATGTGGCTGACACCGTGCCCGACACGGTGCATTTGCCGACCGTGGCGACTAGACGGGTCGCGGCCATTCACGAGACCGCGCATTTGTCGCAACGCGGTCATAGATTGGTAGCGCAGGCCGGTGCCGCTACGCAGCAATGGGGCGCTTTTGTACCAGGCGTACCAGATGTGACGCAATTCCCGCATAAGATCTGGAACACTTTACAAAGCAAGGTCTGGCGCAAACCGCCTATCGCTGCGCTCACTTATGGCCATGGTGGTGGCTATCAGCCTTTGCGTGAGGTGGTGGCCGAATATTTAAAAGTCTCACGTTCGGTCGATTGTGAGGCTGGCCAAGTGGTGATCACGAATGGCATCCATCAATCCATCGATTTATGTCTGCGCCTGCTCAGCGATCCCGGTGACGTGGCATGGGTAGAAGATCCCTGCTATTGGGGCGCGCGCAATTTATTGTCGGCCTCTGGTGTCACGATACGTCCGATCAAGGTCGATGCCGAGGGGATCTGTCCTAGCGAAGCGGATCTGGCGGCAGTGCCGCGTTTTATTTTTGTGACGCCGTCGCATCAATATCCGCTTGGCATGGTGATGAGTCTGGCGCGCCGTCGCAGCTTATTGGATTACGCCAGACGGCATGGGTGCTGGATTATAGAAGACGATTACGATAGTGAATTTCGGTATAGCGGACGGCCGTTGGCCTCTCTGCAAGGGATGGATAGTGGCGAGCGCGTGCTGTACATGGGCACCTTTAGTAAAACCATGTTCCCCGGTTTAAGGCTGGGATATCTGGTGCTGCCGCAAGCCCTGAGTAAGCCTTTTGTGACCGGGATGGAAGAGTTACATCGATCTGGTCAAGCGCCGCTACAAGCGACCATGGCCGAGTTTATGACGCAAGGGCATTTTAATTCTCACATACGGCGTATGCGTTTGATGTACGGGGCCAGATTAGAAATTTTGCAGCAGGAAATCGATAGCCATTTCGAAGGCACTGAGGTGCAGGCTGTCGGCAGTGATGCTGGCCTACATTTGGCGCTACGTCTGCCGGCGCGATGTGACGATAAATTGATCGCCCGTCTGGCATTAGAGCGCGGCGTGGCGGTGCGACCCCTGTCCTCGTATTACCACGATGCCAGCCAGGGCGATTCTGGACTAGTCCTCGGTTATGCCTGCGTCGACGATGCGAATATTGCGCCAGCCTTTGAAATACTGGCTAAGCAAATTAAGGCGTATTTATAG
- a CDS encoding PH domain-containing protein, with the protein MASYIEGTLIKDEKLVYVGNISLWTLAPLLCLGFVLLLAYGLGLIVLLIAYIRYKTTELAFTNKRVVAKFGFISRKTIEINISKVESIQVHQSITGRIFNYGSLVITGSGESQAPIAGISNPMGFRRAFMEAQDMAQKNQ; encoded by the coding sequence ATGGCAAGTTATATTGAAGGCACGCTCATTAAAGACGAAAAACTTGTGTATGTCGGCAACATTAGTTTATGGACCCTGGCACCCTTGTTGTGCTTGGGTTTTGTTTTGTTGTTGGCCTATGGCCTAGGTCTCATCGTATTGTTGATAGCTTACATACGCTATAAGACCACTGAGTTGGCGTTTACCAATAAAAGGGTGGTGGCGAAATTTGGTTTCATCAGTCGGAAAACCATAGAGATCAATATTAGCAAGGTCGAGAGCATACAAGTCCATCAAAGCATCACAGGCCGTATTTTTAATTACGGTAGTTTGGTGATTACAGGTTCAGGTGAGTCACAGGCACCGATCGCTGGCATCTCTAATCCCATGGGCTTTCGACGTGCTTTTATGGAAGCGCAAGACATGGCGCAAAAAAATCAATAA
- a CDS encoding VTT domain-containing protein, with amino-acid sequence MQSTWLSQFMQQDSSLLVFMNVFLQQLGFPLPSVPTMILAASRASGWQALSMMLLAATFASLLADWLWYQAGRRFGYRVLSLLCKLSINPSSCVNQTEARFTKWGVWSLIFGKFIPGFSTVAPPVAGALGMRRSSFFIASAIGAALWSGFALLAGYALQRHIALALDLMSQHGIRLALIAGFLMALLIGWKLLMKYRFERSARMHHVDAREMQLALASARPPHIIDLRSTGLIAETGSILHAHQTNYDAISASLGRIDKDYPIITICACPQDAGAVQVAQSLQKLGYRNAHPLQGGFETWKMMAASDASLLILPPHTDARLPSLHRV; translated from the coding sequence ATGCAAAGTACCTGGCTATCCCAATTCATGCAGCAAGATAGCAGCCTACTGGTATTTATGAACGTCTTCTTGCAGCAACTTGGCTTCCCCTTGCCATCAGTGCCAACCATGATACTGGCCGCCAGTCGCGCCAGTGGCTGGCAAGCGCTTTCGATGATGTTACTGGCGGCCACCTTCGCTTCTTTACTGGCCGATTGGTTATGGTATCAAGCCGGTCGCCGCTTTGGTTATCGGGTCTTGTCACTGCTGTGCAAACTCTCCATCAATCCGAGTTCATGTGTCAATCAGACTGAAGCGAGATTTACTAAATGGGGGGTCTGGTCGCTGATATTTGGAAAATTTATTCCGGGTTTTTCTACCGTAGCACCACCAGTTGCCGGTGCACTGGGCATGCGCCGCTCTTCCTTTTTTATCGCCTCCGCGATAGGCGCGGCACTCTGGTCAGGATTCGCCTTGCTGGCTGGCTATGCGCTACAGCGCCACATCGCGCTCGCACTCGATCTGATGTCGCAGCACGGCATACGTTTGGCACTGATAGCGGGATTCCTGATGGCGCTCTTGATAGGATGGAAGTTATTGATGAAATACCGCTTCGAGCGCAGCGCCCGCATGCATCATGTCGATGCCAGGGAAATGCAGCTCGCCCTAGCCAGTGCTAGGCCACCGCATATCATCGATTTACGCAGCACTGGCCTGATCGCAGAAACCGGCAGCATCCTGCACGCTCACCAAACCAATTACGACGCAATTAGCGCCTCATTGGGCCGCATCGATAAAGACTATCCAATTATTACTATCTGCGCCTGTCCGCAAGACGCAGGCGCGGTACAAGTTGCGCAGAGCTTGCAAAAGCTAGGCTATCGCAACGCCCATCCCTTGCAAGGTGGTTTCGAAACCTGGAAGATGATGGCCGCTAGCGACGCCTCTTTACTAATCTTGCCGCCTCATACTGATGCCCGATTGCCTAGCCTACATCGCGTTTAA
- a CDS encoding FimV/HubP-related protein, translated as MHTQTRKTSLLVVSILIIQCSYSDAAGFGSVRVQSGLGETLNINIPVLGAENSPQWFNCVKARVESLDGALAIVPKIRLIRSDRNPSIQLTSIEHINEPVLTIVVEHGCNIAVQRSYQILLDPIALLANVDDAYQTASTALSNTDSLSVPNLSAGAEKVSRSDSRLKKKNAKISEGNTADMAELPQVAKKKSPKRAPRNVLHVSLSEEPLVAPVAAKVAPEALPLVLTPAITSSSPIKAVGELTAQEIPLAEMSNSTQLQIMRSLQLEIDALRSENSRMSELATTDQNSLQTVRTELLVWIKSLGLILLLCLGAFAWLVKRFLVLKKDQNKAAWYPQGGTSDPSPGRPRIRDSARERDTMGPSHAGFMSESQLNISKSERTLASAAFAPHKTNGTKQQGASPTYAQHQTLQEAAANDADDLMDFDKPMMQASVFKAEEISDIMELVGAWMALHKPVEVLELLEPFNHIEAPESPLPWLCLLDVYNSINDQEKYEAIGERIIRLFNVTVAPWDQRMQYGKVTLANFPRITDKILAIWDSEELPHYIHSLLVNDRVGTRVGFDLAIYRDLARLEAVARDPLRPKNIEEMKQLKACAVLFTNGLPEAVQDDVALAKSASASESNRAIPKQTAEHDANTYQYGGRYDGFSNDRYVAQKIQSENGLPRVTEELSLDEPKLFMPDEEQSTAPASSKIGLEAIRDLTQVSGAGLNKHFQAETGIHIMSPMAVKLNLGIAYQDIGDFEGANLLREEIIKEGTPEQADLAKLLLSSKAAKDA; from the coding sequence ATGCACACGCAGACAAGGAAGACCTCGTTATTAGTCGTAAGTATCTTAATAATACAGTGCAGTTATAGTGATGCGGCAGGGTTCGGCTCAGTAAGAGTGCAGTCCGGCCTGGGCGAGACGCTCAATATCAACATCCCCGTCTTAGGGGCTGAAAATAGCCCACAATGGTTTAACTGCGTCAAAGCGCGTGTTGAGTCTTTAGATGGGGCGCTGGCTATAGTGCCAAAAATTAGGCTTATACGCTCGGACCGAAATCCTTCCATTCAGCTAACTAGCATAGAGCATATCAATGAACCGGTGCTGACAATCGTAGTCGAGCATGGATGCAATATTGCGGTGCAGCGCAGCTATCAAATTTTGCTCGATCCGATTGCCTTGCTGGCAAATGTGGATGATGCGTATCAAACAGCTAGCACCGCGCTCTCAAACACAGATAGTTTGAGCGTCCCGAATTTATCGGCTGGCGCTGAGAAAGTCTCACGCTCAGACTCTAGACTGAAAAAGAAAAATGCCAAAATAAGCGAGGGTAATACTGCGGATATGGCAGAGTTGCCGCAAGTGGCGAAAAAAAAATCACCTAAACGCGCGCCCCGCAATGTCTTACACGTCTCCTTATCGGAAGAGCCCTTAGTCGCCCCGGTGGCGGCTAAAGTTGCGCCAGAGGCTTTACCTTTGGTGCTGACCCCGGCAATCACTTCCTCATCACCGATTAAGGCCGTCGGAGAGCTAACTGCGCAGGAAATTCCTTTGGCCGAGATGAGTAACTCTACCCAATTGCAAATTATGCGTAGTTTGCAATTGGAAATTGACGCGCTTAGAAGTGAAAATTCACGCATGTCTGAGCTGGCCACAACCGACCAAAATTCCTTGCAAACTGTGCGGACGGAATTGTTGGTCTGGATTAAAAGTTTGGGGCTGATACTACTGCTTTGTTTGGGCGCATTTGCCTGGTTAGTGAAACGTTTTCTGGTGCTAAAAAAGGATCAAAATAAAGCAGCATGGTATCCACAGGGAGGCACGTCTGACCCCAGTCCCGGACGCCCCCGCATACGCGATAGCGCCAGAGAGCGCGACACGATGGGTCCAAGCCACGCTGGTTTTATGAGTGAGTCTCAGCTAAATATTTCCAAATCAGAACGGACACTCGCTAGTGCTGCGTTTGCTCCACATAAAACCAATGGTACTAAACAGCAGGGCGCCTCGCCAACCTATGCGCAGCATCAAACGCTGCAGGAAGCTGCTGCAAATGATGCAGATGATTTGATGGATTTTGATAAGCCCATGATGCAGGCTAGTGTTTTTAAAGCGGAAGAAATTTCTGACATTATGGAGTTGGTCGGCGCCTGGATGGCCTTGCACAAACCGGTTGAAGTGCTTGAATTACTTGAGCCGTTTAACCATATTGAAGCGCCAGAGTCGCCTTTACCCTGGCTGTGTTTGCTCGATGTGTATAACAGCATTAACGATCAAGAAAAATATGAGGCTATTGGCGAAAGAATTATCCGACTTTTTAATGTGACTGTGGCTCCTTGGGATCAGCGCATGCAATATGGCAAGGTCACGCTCGCTAATTTCCCTCGTATCACCGATAAGATACTGGCCATTTGGGATAGTGAAGAACTTCCTCACTATATTCACAGCTTACTAGTCAATGACAGGGTGGGTACTAGGGTGGGGTTTGATCTCGCCATCTATCGAGATCTGGCCAGATTAGAGGCCGTCGCGCGCGACCCATTGCGTCCGAAAAACATAGAAGAAATGAAGCAATTAAAAGCGTGCGCGGTGTTGTTCACCAATGGCTTGCCCGAGGCTGTTCAGGACGATGTTGCGCTCGCTAAATCGGCAAGTGCTTCTGAAAGTAATAGAGCAATACCTAAACAGACCGCTGAGCATGATGCCAATACCTATCAATACGGTGGGCGCTATGATGGTTTTTCGAATGATAGATATGTAGCGCAAAAGATCCAATCTGAAAACGGTTTGCCTAGAGTCACGGAAGAGTTGAGTTTGGATGAGCCCAAGCTTTTCATGCCTGACGAGGAGCAAAGCACAGCGCCAGCTAGTAGCAAGATCGGTCTGGAAGCGATACGGGATTTAACGCAAGTCTCCGGTGCCGGATTGAACAAGCATTTTCAAGCGGAAACGGGAATACATATTATGTCGCCCATGGCGGTCAAACTAAATTTAGGAATTGCCTACCAGGATATTGGTGATTTCGAGGGTGCAAATTTACTGAGGGAAGAAATTATTAAAGAGGGGACGCCTGAGCAGGCAGATCTGGCAAAATTATTACTCTCATCCAAGGCTGCAAAGGATGCCTAA
- a CDS encoding thioredoxin family protein gives MEKFQENTADLSVIKANLQNKNWLVACLCAAWCDTCGAYRQQFDLLQLQHPDKCFAWIDIEDQADLVDAVDIENFPTILIQHEENIIFFGTMLPDAGQVHRLLMSFEDGLKNQLEQGIKMHNPSLTQDVPATWNLRQLILNSD, from the coding sequence ATGGAAAAATTTCAAGAAAACACGGCCGATCTTTCCGTGATCAAGGCGAATTTACAAAACAAGAACTGGTTGGTTGCCTGCTTATGCGCTGCCTGGTGCGATACTTGTGGCGCCTATCGCCAGCAATTCGATTTACTTCAATTGCAGCATCCAGATAAGTGCTTTGCATGGATAGATATAGAGGATCAGGCCGATCTGGTCGATGCGGTAGATATAGAGAACTTCCCCACCATCTTAATTCAGCATGAAGAAAATATTATCTTCTTCGGCACCATGCTGCCGGATGCCGGGCAAGTGCATAGGCTACTCATGTCATTTGAAGATGGCTTGAAAAACCAATTAGAACAAGGGATCAAGATGCACAATCCATCCTTAACGCAAGATGTACCAGCTACTTGGAATCTGCGCCAACTCATACTCAACAGTGATTAA
- the tsaB gene encoding tRNA (adenosine(37)-N6)-threonylcarbamoyltransferase complex dimerization subunit type 1 TsaB: MTTLLAIETSTELASVALLNKGELSIRELTGVQTHSQGVLPAIQELLNAAGLSLSQCQAIAFGCGPGAFTGVRTTCGIVQGLAYGSDLPILPIISLQAMAQAAREQNSDADFVCVLDARMAEVYWAHYRLRNQAWELVSEPALSALELALAYADAHASVLVLGNGLTAPAETGSMKIVFKMPHAAQVAQLAAVDFSDGKQVAPEMAQPVYLRNKIALTTIERMQLKNS, encoded by the coding sequence ATGACTACATTACTTGCTATTGAAACTTCTACCGAACTCGCCTCTGTTGCCCTGCTAAACAAGGGCGAATTATCTATTCGTGAGCTAACTGGGGTGCAGACCCATTCGCAAGGCGTACTTCCTGCGATACAAGAACTGCTAAATGCTGCCGGTTTAAGCTTAAGCCAATGTCAGGCAATTGCTTTTGGTTGTGGTCCCGGCGCCTTTACTGGTGTTAGAACCACTTGCGGCATCGTGCAAGGCTTGGCATATGGCTCGGATTTACCGATATTGCCGATCATCAGCCTGCAAGCCATGGCGCAAGCGGCACGTGAGCAGAACAGTGACGCTGACTTTGTCTGTGTGTTAGATGCGCGTATGGCTGAAGTGTATTGGGCTCATTATCGTCTGCGTAATCAAGCTTGGGAACTGGTCAGTGAGCCTGCCTTGTCAGCGCTAGAGCTCGCGCTCGCCTATGCGGACGCACACGCGAGTGTCTTGGTGCTGGGGAATGGATTAACAGCTCCAGCTGAGACTGGCAGTATGAAGATCGTATTTAAAATGCCGCACGCTGCGCAAGTGGCGCAATTGGCTGCGGTGGACTTTTCGGATGGCAAGCAAGTTGCACCGGAAATGGCGCAGCCTGTGTATTTGAGAAACAAAATAGCCCTGACGACGATAGAACGCATGCAGTTAAAAAATTCATGA
- the rimI gene encoding ribosomal protein S18-alanine N-acetyltransferase, with protein sequence MSTAQFYRLSFADVDRVLEIEQQLYSHPWTRGNFHDSLYNSHEMVGLQDASNNLIAYYVLMPVVDEMHLLNFAISTQYQGLGYARSVLDHLCASAREQKFISVLLEVRLSNLRAISVYTQYGFSEIGRRKAYYPVADNMREDAIVMRMEL encoded by the coding sequence ATGAGTACAGCTCAATTTTATCGCCTGAGTTTTGCTGATGTTGATCGCGTATTAGAGATAGAACAGCAGCTGTATAGCCATCCATGGACACGCGGAAACTTCCATGACTCTTTGTATAATTCGCACGAGATGGTTGGTTTGCAGGATGCGAGTAATAATTTGATCGCTTACTATGTACTGATGCCGGTAGTCGACGAAATGCATTTGCTAAATTTTGCTATTTCCACTCAGTACCAGGGTTTAGGCTACGCCCGCAGCGTATTGGATCATCTGTGCGCCAGTGCCCGCGAACAAAAGTTTATTTCTGTATTGCTGGAAGTTAGGCTGAGCAATCTGCGCGCCATCAGTGTGTACACGCAGTACGGTTTTTCAGAAATAGGGCGACGCAAAGCCTATTACCCGGTTGCCGATAATATGCGTGAAGATGCGATCGTGATGCGCATGGAACTTTGA